Proteins encoded within one genomic window of Spirochaetota bacterium:
- a CDS encoding DUF4445 domain-containing protein has protein sequence MQGIDIILLPDDVTVAVPQGENLLRAAHAAGVHINSSCGGQGTCGKCRVMVTTGSVTGGKTEKISDEDYKKGYRLACLSYVETPLKVEIPPESRLHRGILDAPKITKATGRLAIRRDVEKTSGTHQAVIEKKTIIVDPPDTDDNASDLSRIVRALKKQHNINDLTIDYPAIRRLPGALRECDWKATITILHTCFGTKPGSSHPRIINIEAGDTASCHYSIVIDVGTTTVCGELIDLARGETKAEASDYNGQIRYGEDVISRMVFAQKGEGLSMLQKTVVATINGVIENLLRKSGVRREDVSHMTIAANTAMTHILLGLDTRYIRSAPYTPVVNQMPPVKVSDLGIDLPGHAYLYAMPMISSYVGGDIVAGVLASGLYRHDKNTLFIDIGTNGEIVVGNREWLVTASCSAGPAFEGGGIRHGMRATFGAIEEVRIDPATCEPVVFTIGEEKPKGICGSGIINIVAEFLETGLLEPNGKFRTDLSSTRLRRGSDGMEYVLVTADRSGIDGDIVITEVDIDNFMRAKGAMYAGYQTLLESVGLTHNDLDEVIIAGAFGSYVDIEKSIVTGLFPDLPVERFSFIGNSSLQGARLATLSRELLAEAEMIAAKMTNFELSENKSFMDHYVASLFFPHTEIRNFPTVMEKFRNIGGTCGTAQGES, from the coding sequence ATGCAGGGAATCGATATAATATTGCTGCCCGATGACGTGACAGTAGCAGTGCCCCAGGGCGAGAACCTCCTGCGCGCCGCCCATGCGGCCGGTGTTCATATAAACTCATCCTGCGGTGGTCAGGGAACCTGTGGTAAATGCAGGGTAATGGTCACCACAGGTAGTGTTACGGGCGGTAAAACAGAAAAGATATCCGACGAGGATTATAAGAAGGGATATCGTCTCGCCTGCCTAAGCTATGTTGAAACGCCGCTGAAAGTTGAGATTCCGCCGGAGTCACGCTTACACCGGGGGATACTTGACGCACCTAAGATCACTAAGGCCACAGGAAGGCTGGCAATCCGACGCGATGTAGAGAAAACGTCAGGCACCCATCAAGCCGTTATCGAGAAAAAAACCATTATTGTCGATCCGCCTGATACTGATGACAATGCGAGCGACCTGTCGCGTATAGTACGGGCCTTAAAAAAACAACACAATATTAATGATTTGACCATAGATTACCCGGCAATCCGCAGGCTCCCCGGCGCCCTCAGGGAATGCGATTGGAAGGCCACGATAACAATACTGCACACATGCTTTGGGACAAAACCGGGAAGCAGCCATCCCCGCATCATCAACATCGAAGCGGGCGATACGGCATCATGCCACTACAGTATTGTTATCGACGTGGGCACCACGACGGTCTGCGGCGAGCTCATTGACCTGGCTCGCGGTGAGACCAAAGCCGAGGCATCCGATTATAACGGGCAAATCCGATATGGTGAAGATGTTATCAGCAGAATGGTCTTCGCTCAGAAGGGAGAGGGGCTTTCCATGCTCCAAAAAACCGTTGTTGCCACCATAAACGGTGTTATCGAAAACCTGCTCAGGAAGAGCGGCGTCCGCCGGGAAGACGTGTCCCATATGACCATAGCGGCCAATACCGCCATGACCCATATCCTTCTTGGCCTTGACACGCGCTACATCCGCTCCGCTCCCTACACACCCGTGGTGAACCAGATGCCGCCGGTCAAAGTGTCCGACCTCGGCATCGACCTCCCCGGCCACGCGTACCTCTATGCCATGCCGATGATCTCCAGCTATGTCGGAGGCGACATCGTGGCCGGAGTTCTCGCCTCCGGCCTTTATCGACACGATAAGAATACGCTCTTTATCGATATCGGCACCAACGGCGAGATCGTGGTGGGCAACAGGGAATGGCTCGTCACCGCCTCCTGCTCCGCCGGTCCGGCTTTCGAGGGGGGCGGCATACGCCACGGCATGCGGGCCACCTTCGGCGCCATCGAGGAAGTCCGCATCGACCCTGCCACCTGCGAGCCGGTGGTCTTTACCATCGGCGAGGAAAAGCCGAAGGGGATTTGCGGATCCGGCATTATCAATATAGTGGCGGAATTCCTTGAAACAGGGCTCCTTGAACCGAATGGAAAATTCAGGACAGATTTAAGCTCAACCCGCCTGCGCCGCGGCAGCGACGGCATGGAATACGTGCTGGTCACCGCCGATCGGAGCGGCATTGACGGCGACATTGTCATTACCGAGGTAGACATCGACAACTTCATGCGGGCCAAGGGCGCCATGTACGCCGGGTACCAGACCCTCCTGGAGAGTGTCGGCCTCACACACAACGACCTCGACGAGGTGATCATCGCCGGCGCCTTCGGGAGCTACGTCGACATCGAGAAATCCATCGTCACGGGACTCTTCCCCGATCTCCCGGTGGAGCGCTTCTCCTTCATTGGCAACAGCTCCCTCCAGGGGGCCCGTCTGGCCACCCTGTCGCGGGAGCTGCTCGCCGAAGCAGAAATGATCGCGGCCAAGATGACCAACTTCGAGCTGAGCGAGAACAAGTCCTTCATGGATCATTACGTTGCGTCCCTCTTCTTCCCCCACACCGAGATCAGGAATTTTCCCACGGTCATGGAGAAGTTCAGGAATATCGGCGGGACATGCGGCACGGCACAGGGGGAATCATGA